The DNA segment AATGGACGTTCCGGCTGCCAAATGAGGGCGTAGCGAATCATCGCAATCATGGGGGTGATGCCAACCCCAGCAGCAATCATTACGAGAGGACGATTGTCTTCCATTTGGGGAACAAATTTGCCGCGTGGCGCTCCCAATAACAAGGTGTCACCAACTTTCAGGTGGTCATGCAAATAGTTGCTGACCGAACCACCCGGGACACGTTTCACAGAGATCCGCCAGAATCGCGGATCGGGCGCCGCGGATAAGGAGTAACAACGAGAGACCGTTCGGCCCGTATCGGAGTCGTTAATCCCCACCATTAGGTATTGCCCTGGTCGGAAGGGGGGAAAGGGGGTCCCATCGGGCAGGGTCAAAAAGAAGGAACGACAATCAGCCGATTCATCAATAATCTCTTCGACTTTGGCTCGTTGCCATCCGGTCCAGGCCAGCCTTTCGGTAACCGCTTGCATTGCATTGCGTTCAAGCTGCCGAATCTTGCTGTCTTGTTGACGACAGAGCAAACGGTGCATTCCACGCTGTCTGCGGCCATTCCGAACCTGCGACAGCACCAATCCACTGACTCCGGAAGTCACAATTACACAGAGCGCAATACCAATAAAGACAAACGTGAAATGGAGCATAACAGTCTGAACTCGTTGACTTTTTGAAAGTCATGAAACCAAGATTTCTTGCCGCGCATGCAGACGATATTGCAGCGCAATGCAAAAAAACGTAGCTTGCCAGTAAGGATGAGCAAGCCAAATATCCCTGTCTATCGACTCGGATTGCGGATCTGAACGGCTCATAAATAGTGTGGTAGCTGATTAAATCGGTGCCCCACAGGTTAAGAAAGGGTTGGCGCAGCAAGGCCAACGCCTAGAATAAATATAGGTAATGAAGAATGATCGGCTCGTTTTCGGCAGGCACTATGTCCGCGGTGCCGCGAACCGTTTTGCTTCATGCCAGAACACTTGAAGGAGAAAACATTGTTAACTGAATCACAGGTAGAGAAAAGTTTTCGGCGGTTGATGAACAGCCCCGAGCACAACGAGCAGCTCTTTGACAAAGCCGAAGAGCTACTAGACGAGCTGCGTTGCGAAAGCCCACTTCGCCACCGCTTGTCAGTCGAACTGGACGAACTGCGAGCTATCAGCATGCCGAAGTCCTAAACTTCCTGACTAGAGTGACCAAGGAGGGACGACGGGCTGAGAGTCCCGTCGTCAGAAGTGGGAAATTAGTTTTCGACCTTCTGGCTGCTCCCACTCGGCGATGGCACCGCGGTCCTGCGATCGGCATGACGCGGTTTTTTTGTGCGCGTTTTCATTTTCAAACGCTCGCATGTTTCGCCAAAAAGCTTCTTAAACATTCCGCGATCGACCAACAAAGAAATCGCGAGAAGAGCGTTCGGTTGTCACGACCGTCGCCAGAATGTCTATACTGTGGACTGACCTTTTTAAGGCACTCCTTCTCTGCCTACCCTATTCGACAAGAGCCCAACGATGCCCGTGCAAATGCGACTGGCGCGGATCATTATCAGCGAGATCAGCGAAAACCAAGTGATCTATCTACAAGAAGTTGATGGTGATCGACAGTTTCCGATCCTGATCGGTATTTTTGAAGCCACCAATATCGATCGCCGCGTTCAAGAAGGTTACCAGCCGCCGCGTCCCTTAACGCACGACCTGATCGTTAGCGTCGCCGAAGAATTGGGCGCTGAACTAGAAAGCGTGATCATCAGCGACCTGCATGAACACACTTACTTCGCGCAGCTAAGGCTTCGCAAAGATGGCAAACAAATCGAAATCGATGCCCGCCCCAGTGACGCAATCGCCATCGCTGTCACCTTTGATCCGCCATTGCCGATCTACGTCACCGAAGAAGTACTCGAGCAGGCAATCAGCGCAACCTAATCCGACATGCGTGCGACGAAACAATCACGCGTAGGCCTCTCGCTTTAATGATTGTCGCCTCTCGCTCGGGACACGAAAGCTGCCTAAAGTAAAGCGTTCTTTCGTGGGAAACGCGAAATCCATAAATGACGATTTCAACTCAGCCCATCCGAGTCTGGATGCAGTGCTCTTAGCCCAGCGGGCGGCAGATACTTGCCGTTGGCGTAAGCCAACGGAAGCCTAGCGTGCGTGCGCATCAAAGCCCAGCGGGCGACAGACAAGGGTGGTTCTGTCGCCCGCTGGGCTTTCCTTTTCGCGATACTCACTCCGGCGGCTTACCGGGCTGTTGATTTATTCATGTCGAATGGAGTTTCTGACAGCCTTCCCCCTTTCCCCCACGTTCGCTGACTGCGCAGCGATTCTAGGGAGAGAGCGACGCGGGTTGGAAGAATGACGGACGGGAAAAATGGGCTACGATGCCGGACACGCCAGCGGCGGATCGGGGTTGCTTTGGATGAGTGCCATCAAGAGGTCTAGGTTCAACGCGGTGGTCAGCCAATGCCATTGCTGACGCACCTTGGAGCGACCTCGCACCGAGAATTGACGGATCCCGAGGTGTTGCTTGATCACTGCGAAAGGACGCTCACCCGGATGACGGCGGCGAGCATATTTTTCCTGTGATGACTCCTCGGCCATCTTTTCGGCATGCTCGATCCGATCGGCTTCGTGCTCTGTGTGACGAATCTTGCGGCGGCCAGTTTTTGCGTCGACGCATTGTTCCAACAACAGGCAACCGCTGCACGACGGGGCGTCGGATTGGTAGTGGTGCCGAATCACTTGGCGGCCGTTTTCGGTTTCCGTCGTCTGACCAGTACGAGATAAAACTTCGCCCTGCGGACAGCGATAGAGATCCTCTGCGGGCACGA comes from the Roseimaritima multifibrata genome and includes:
- a CDS encoding bifunctional nuclease family protein; this encodes MPVQMRLARIIISEISENQVIYLQEVDGDRQFPILIGIFEATNIDRRVQEGYQPPRPLTHDLIVSVAEELGAELESVIISDLHEHTYFAQLRLRKDGKQIEIDARPSDAIAIAVTFDPPLPIYVTEEVLEQAISAT
- a CDS encoding FAD-binding oxidoreductase; this translates as MLHFTFVFIGIALCVIVTSGVSGLVLSQVRNGRRQRGMHRLLCRQQDSKIRQLERNAMQAVTERLAWTGWQRAKVEEIIDESADCRSFFLTLPDGTPFPPFRPGQYLMVGINDSDTGRTVSRCYSLSAAPDPRFWRISVKRVPGGSVSNYLHDHLKVGDTLLLGAPRGKFVPQMEDNRPLVMIAAGVGITPMIAMIRYALIWQPERPLHLYYQLRDGEHAPFLRWLTGRARDSERLNLVTCFSQPGPQDHPHYVGRISADLITKEADLLDGEFLICGPDRFMKSLRKDLIANGILGDAIKIESFGGGQPKQASGNADASAHSEGYAVSFQRSKSQTQWRDEDGSLLDVTEQAGVDIDSGCRAGECGACVVGLLKGKVRHLTDPLCGPLDENQVAACIAVPEGPVELDL